A region of Toxorhynchites rutilus septentrionalis strain SRP chromosome 1, ASM2978413v1, whole genome shotgun sequence DNA encodes the following proteins:
- the LOC129765980 gene encoding U1 small nuclear ribonucleoprotein C: MPKYYCDYCDTYLTHDSPSVRKTHCTGRKHKDNVKFYYQKWMEEQAQHLIDATTAAFKAGKIAQNPFTAGPPKPNVAIPPPQLGMPARPGLIPGMPAGAPPLIMGPNGTPLGPAMGPMGMRPPMMMPMGMPPMGMGMRPPMMNAPPPQLGQKS, encoded by the exons ATGCCTAAATATTATTGCGATTATTGTGATACCTACCTAACTCACGATTCGCCTAGTGTGCGAAAAACTCATTGCACTGGCCGGAAGCACAAGGATAACGTAAAATTTTACTACCAGAAATGGATGGAGGAACAGGCGCAACATTTGATTGATGCCACAACGGCGGCCTTCAAAGCAGGCAAGATTGCACAGAATCCATTCACTGCGGGACCTCCGAAGCCAAATGTTGCTATTCCGCCGCCCCAACTAGGAATGCCTGCCCGACCCGGGCTCATCCCTGGTATGCCAGCGGGTGCCCCACCGCTTATAATGGGACCAAATGGCACTCCGCTTGGTCCTGCGATGGGACCAATGGGAATGCGGCCACCTATGATGATGCCAATGG GTATGCCCCcgatgggaatgggaatgcgtCCCCCAATGATGAATGCTCCTCCACCGCAGTTAGGCCAGAAATCGTGA